The window cgccaccgccacgcgcGCCGAATTCGCCGCCCACTTCCACCACACCACCATGCGATGCAACAACCGGTGGGCGCGCCGCGCGCAGCTCTCGCGGTTAAATTCTCCCAACACCTGCGCACGGCGCACAACCCAACGCCGGCCCGCCAAGACTACGGACGAACGTTCGTCCATCCACCACGGCCCTCGGAGGGCACACGACGCTGACGCTGGATCCGACGGAGTCGGGTGATATAGATTGATTGGTTACTGTTTCACAAGTTCACAACTTGTTTCGATGCTTAAAAGTTCGTAAAGCGAAATAATTGCACCTAATAGATAAACTAATTAGCAACATGTGGCTTGGGCAAAAAACATTAGTACAAAGGATAGGGAATCTTTTGCCAAAAAACCAaacaatattgtcaaaatttttgcCAGGAACAGGAGCCCCTTGGCAGCAACCGGAACACACCGGCTTTTGAGCCTCTATCAACGGTATCGATTAATCACCCTTATCGTCTTTGGTTCCTTCTGCTTGCTTCTCTTGCTGGTTCGTCGGTCGGTGGAGTTTGAGCCTGCGCCATGGCTGTCGGCGGGAGAGGGAGACGGccgctgctcctgctcctgctcctcctcgccgtggcgctggcgctggcggcgcgcgcgcgggcgcagCTGTCGCCGGGGTTCTACTCGGCGAGCTGCCCCACCGTGCACGGCGTCGTGCGGCAGGTCATGTCGCAGGCCGTCATGAACGAcacgcgcgccggcgccgccgtcctccgcctcttctaccacgactgcttcgtcggCGTAAGgaccgcgccgctcgccgccgtccggaCGAACACATGCTGCCTCTTCTCCGCGCACTGCTAAGCTTTGATTTTGTGTTGTGGGGTTGGGGTTCACAGGGCTGCGACGCGTCGGTGCTCCTCGACGACACCCCCGCGGCGCCCGGCGAGAAGGGCGTCGGCCCCAACGCCGTCGGCTCGACGACCGTCTTCGACCTCGTCGACACCATCAAGGCCCAGGTCGAGGCCGTCTGCCCCGCcaccgtctcctgcgccgacgtcctcgccatcgccgcgcgcgaCAGCGTCAACCTGGTCAGTCACACACACTCCAcacacacacgcgcgcgcgcgcgcgccatgtGTTCGACGCAATGACGCAAACCCTGTTGTGCGCACGTGTGCAGCTCGGCGGGCCGAGCTGGGCGGTGCCGCTCGGCCGCCGCGACGCGCTGTCGCCGAGTCGGAGCGCGGTGTCGACCGACCTCCCGGGCCCCGAGGCCGACATCTCCGCGCTCGTCTCCGCCTTCGCCGCCAAGGGCCTGAGCTCGCGCGACCTCGCCGCGCTGTCCGGCGCGCACACCGTCGGCCGCGCCAGCTGCGTCAACTTCCGCACCCGCGTCTACTGCGACGCCAACGTGAGCCCGGCGTTCGCGTCGCACCAGCGGCAGTCCTGCCCGGcgtccggcggcgacgccgcgcTGGCGCCGCTGGACTCCCTGACCCCCGACGCGTTCGACAACGGCTACTACcgcaacctcgtcgccggcgccgggctGCTGCACTCCGACCAGGAGCTGTTCAACAACGGGCCGGTGGACTCGGTGGTGCAGCTGTACAGCtccaacgccgccgccttctcgtcGGACTTCGCCGCGTCCATGATCAGGCTCGGGAACATCGGCCCGTTGACCGGGTCAACCGGCGAGGTCAGGCTCAACTGCAGGAAAGTGAATTCCTGATCGATACTACTAGATAGCATTGCCGCGCGCAAATTGTTCATAGTACAAAGTTTAAAGTTATATAATCAGCTGTCAATTTCATGTATTAAGTGAATTATGACATAAGAATGCAATAGAAATGTCCCAATTTTAGACATCAATCACTAGTGGATAATTCTTCCGTTTGTTCAATTAATTAAACCTTGCTTAATTCAGCTACCATGTAACTATTGCGACGGCTATGATTTTTGCAATGAACACAAGAACTTTACCCGATTGTTACTAGTAGTGATGTTACTGTGATAGTACTACTGCTGATCACTATCACAGTAGTATCAGTAGACTTGACAAATGCGTAGCAACAAATCACTGGAAAAAAATTCACATGATGTGTTTTGTGTAGTCCTGAATAGTGAGCGGTGTGGTCGTGACTCGTGAGTGATCAGTTTCTGCTCGTGATGGAAGAATATTGGCCTACTATATGTCGTTTTGGGAAGATACAGAAAGGAATTCGATGGATACAATAGCAAGAGCGACCAAAAAATCCGGCAAAAATGCATACGTCGACTCCGTCCGGAACGATGTGGTTTTGTGGATGGATCTGAAGATGTTACGAAAGGGACTAATCAACCAACCAACTTGGTGAGCTTGTCTGTGTAGCTTACCTGGGCTTGATTGGAGAAAGAAAAATTTTCGAAATCATGAGGAGGCATGACCTGTTTCTCATAAAGTGGTTTCTCTAATGCATCTGAATTTTGAACATGTTCTTTTCCATTTTAATAGTTGAAGAACATTCTCTGCGCTCAACTTATCGGTGGTGCGCATGTATCCTTCTTTACAATATTTTCAGTTGCAGCTTATGATATTATTTTATAAAACAGAAGATGACctcaatgataaaaaaaaaagctagttGTTATCCATATATATGCGTTGAAGAGCTCCATGATACCACTTGCTCTAAAGAGTGGCTCCTACCAACGGATAAAATCGAAAGCCCCTCTGCTAATTGCTAAAGCAATGACCAAAATTGCAGACAATTGGAGCACATGAAGTTGGCCTACGATGGATTATGTCGATGTTCATATGAGATGTcgtataattatatactaagatTTGGTAGGATCCATCATGTATCAAGTCCggtatggcaaaaaaaaaatcctggatAAGAAAAGATCAGCAAATTTCTACTCAGGCATTACAAGGGATCATCTCTATATTTATCTCCCTAATTCTACTTGGATAAGAAAACATCTGAGGATATAAAAGACCCGCAAGCAAATACCAAAAGATATACCAAGACAAACCCAAACAAAGCCTACACGATCCACAAGTGCCAAAAAAAGCCAATAGGGATCTATAACAGCCTCTCAATCTCGTCGAGTTCTTATTTGAGAAATCCAATGGCTACTAGCTAGCCATCGACCACCTACTCGAGCTTTACGCTGCTAGACTGACAGAGACTCGATTAGATTCTCCTCTCTATTGTACTTATGAGCGATTGATTATATAATGATAACACCGGTTTCGATCAATAGGAGTTGGGCTATTACCCGTTAAATCCCTGTTTCCCGTCTTTTTGTTGCAATCTCATGTATGCCTTCATACCAATGTCCCCATTACATTACAAATACCAAAGTCAGGTACATCACATCAACATATTACTTATTAACTTttactttataaaaaaaacactgaTATTATTATATGACCAATCGAATCAAAGTAAACAATGTGCAACCACTACCAACACTTGCATTTGCAAAATAAATTACTGAATTACTAGTTACCCAATTAACCAAATTTTGGTACAATTCTTTTCAACTACTTTATCGAATTATTGGGTCCACAcctctaaaaatatatttttcttaactACTTTCTTCTATCGAATTGTTTAGACTATTAGTTCactttatttcttaaaatatttgatttatcCATACAATCAGAAAATCAGCGGTAATAATTCTACGAATAATCCGttccaaaattttcaattgaCCATGCATCACGAAAAGTAGAACAAGAGGTAAATGGTTAGAAAAACCACAGCTTATGTTATCTCCCCGATTTCTTTTAGCATGCACGACCAAATTGGATTTATACGTGTAGAAGAATTATAACAACCAATTGAAATACAGACTAGAAGAAACATCTTTATTTGTTGGGCTAAGTTCCCTCCTCATGTACCATTATTCCCAGCCTATTACAGCTCAAAAGTCTAACAAATGTGAGCCATTGAACAATGAATTGATCAATGGTGGAGATCTCATCCTTTTGTGATGGAAAGAAAAACCCAAGAGAGTGTGTGTGAGCTGCAACATCCATTGGATATGAGAAGCAACTAGTAAAACacaagagaggaagaggagactGGAGATGAAGAGTTGCATTTTGTTCTGCTTTTACCCTATCTTCGTTGAGTTAACGATTAGAGGCTCAAATGTGGTCGGATTTGCACCAAACTTGGTGAGTTTGTTCCTAACTTGGAGCACCTGATTTGAGTAGTGGCTTGTCAGGTCGAGTGCCTGCAGTTTCAGCTTGTGCTGCATTTGGTA of the Oryza sativa Japonica Group chromosome 2, ASM3414082v1 genome contains:
- the LOC4328833 gene encoding peroxidase P7; protein product: MAVGGRGRRPLLLLLLLLAVALALAARARAQLSPGFYSASCPTVHGVVRQVMSQAVMNDTRAGAAVLRLFYHDCFVGGCDASVLLDDTPAAPGEKGVGPNAVGSTTVFDLVDTIKAQVEAVCPATVSCADVLAIAARDSVNLLGGPSWAVPLGRRDALSPSRSAVSTDLPGPEADISALVSAFAAKGLSSRDLAALSGAHTVGRASCVNFRTRVYCDANVSPAFASHQRQSCPASGGDAALAPLDSLTPDAFDNGYYRNLVAGAGLLHSDQELFNNGPVDSVVQLYSSNAAAFSSDFAASMIRLGNIGPLTGSTGEVRLNCRKVNS